From one Hirundo rustica isolate bHirRus1 chromosome W, bHirRus1.pri.v3, whole genome shotgun sequence genomic stretch:
- the LOC120764858 gene encoding uncharacterized protein LOC120764858 isoform X2 gives MPFKEAISGLSGQWGRGVSRVQRGFFQKLKSEHLLAQHADINGASPRRGDEKLENANVKLNNPAITSSTFQQKSPDMTLSDHDVSRPCLTTECLQKPFRLQLTESLHLSDTDWHLGSLDLQVLGSWQHVGSKYVILGDTKYTLREIEILPGLASSNPKQLVPWLRCIRPPLFLPKGQIIAQAIPAPDPFPKKDITRNKHLDVCPTRVIGRDKLIIGCEVRHGEEVVNLKGVLDTGAYVTIAPERMWPSHWELQNVSGHVEGVGGMKWAKKSKSVLQIKGPNGQLATLCPLVLDYSELLWGRDLMAQWGVTISIPDAPLVFQAAATEERPTQKLNWKTDSPVWVEKWPLSKEKLKALQELVDEQLAKGHIVETTSPWSSPVFVIKKANKGK, from the coding sequence atgccctttaaagaagcaatttcaggactttcgggacaatgggggcggggGGTCTCAAGGGTCCAAAGGGGATTTTTCCAAAAACTAAAAAGTGAGCACCTGCTTGCCCAGCATGccgacataaatggggcaagtccgaggaggggggatgaaaaactagaaaatgcaaatgttaaattaaataatcctgctataaccagttctacctttcagcagaagtcaccagatatgaccctttcagatcatgacgtgagcagaccctgtctaaccacagaatgtctccaaaagccttttaggttgcaactgacagaatccttgcacctaagtgacacagactggcatttaggttcattggatctacaagtgctaggctcctggcaacatgttggcagtaagtatgtcatccttggggacaccaagtacacactgagagagatcgagatccttccggGTCTTgcctcatcaaaccctaaacaactagttccCTGGCTGCGCTGTATccgcccacctttgtttctgcctaaggggcagataatagctcaggcaattccagcacctgacccgttccctaaaaaagacatcacaaggaacaaacaccttgatgtttgtcccacacgagttattgggagggacaaactcataatagggtgtgaggtccgtcACGGTGAGGAAGTAGTAAacctcaaaggggttttggacacaggtGCGTATGTAACGATTgcaccagaaaggatgtggccctcacattgggagCTGCAAAATGTGTCTGGGCACGTAGAAGGTGTAGGGGGgatgaaatgggcaaaaaaatcaaaaagtgttctgcaaattaaggggccaaatggacaattagctacactgtGTCCActtgttttagattattcagagctcttgtgggggagagacctgatggcccagtggggggtcacgatcagcattccagatgcccccctggtttttcaggctgcggccactgaagagcgccctacccagaaactcaattggaaaactgattctcCAGTCTGGGTAGAGAagtggccgctcagtaaagaaaaattgaaggcacttcaggagctagtggatgaacagctagctaaaggccacattgtggaaaccacgtctccgTGGAgttccccagtctttgttataaaaaaggcaaacaaaggcaagtga